Part of the Vigna angularis cultivar LongXiaoDou No.4 chromosome 1, ASM1680809v1, whole genome shotgun sequence genome, TAATACAAATGGAAAGAATACCAGATACAGGCTTTGAGGCGTAGCTGCTACTAGAAAATGCATCATGGATATATGATAGTGTGTTGtgtaattatcttttatattatctttatgtTAGATGATGCTAGGCAGTCTTTTAGAGGTTGTAAAAGGGAAAATTAGGGAGATTGGTCCTCTCGAAAGATTTGAAGCATTTGAATTCTGTATACCTATCAAATTGGTATTTAGAGCCTCTTTCTTGGTACTGTGAGGGCGTGTGGGGAGTATGGTGAATACAAGAATGGAATCTAGATTAGATGTTGTGGACAAAATGCTATAGGAATTAATCCAAGATAAGGTCAGACAGGAAAATCAGTCTCGAGCGCTTCCAGCGTTTGGAGGACATGATTAGAGGACTAATCGTCTTGAAATTTTCGATTGAAGGAAGTCAGTGAGGAGGAACGCATGCAGGCGGTCATAGTTGCTTTAGAAGGAAGGGCCTTAAATTGGTTTCAGTGGTGGGAAACTTGCAATCCAAATCCTACGTGGGAAGCATTCAAGCTGGCAGTTGTTTGCCGTTTTCAACCCATGATGCTTTAGAATCCTTTTGAAATTCTGATTGGCGCATCTTTTGAAATTCTGATTGGCTTGCGCCAATCGGGGTTGGTGGAGGAGTATATAGAGCAATTTGAACAATATGTTGGGTTTTTGAAGGGGATTCATCAAGATTATTTAGTTGGCATTTTTCTGAATGGGTTGAAAGAGGAAATCAAGGCTGAAGTTAAGTTGTATGAACCTAGCACTCTTCTAGAGTTAATGATGAAGGCTCAAATGGTGGAGGAAAAGGTTCGAATCATCTCAAAAGGTTGCCCTTTCCCTATTGTACGCAATCACACTGTCTCTAAACCTATTTCAATGACTCGCAGTTATTCAAAGGACGGGGGCAATTCATTGGGCTTTAATAATTCCAGCAGTGGTCGGGGGACAGCAGCGCTTCTGCAGGAACGTTTCGTAGTGTAAATCAGTCAAATAGAGCGCCTTTTCGAAAATTGTCTCAAGAGGAAATACATGATAAGGTTAAGAAGGGCTTATGTTTCAGGTGTGATGAGAAGTTTAGTCCTAGTCATATTTGTAGAAATAAACAATTGCACATGTTGCTTATGTCTGAGGACGACTTATCTAGACTAGATACTCTTCAACCTCCTATTGATTCTCAAGAGGAAGGGACAGAAGAGATAGGTCAGATTTTACAACTATCTCAATGTACCATGGCGGGACTTACAACCAGGAAGTCCTGGAAACTTTGGGGGACAATTGGGCATGAGAAAGTAGTGGTTTTGTTGGACTGTGGAGCCTCACACAATTTTATTTCTCCAGATCTGATTGCCAGATGTGGGTTACATCAAGAACCCACTCTTCCATATGTGGTAGAGGTGGGTGATGGACATAAGGTGCATTGTCAGGGGAAGTGTCATGGTTTTATTCTAGAAGTACATGGTCTGAAAATTCAACaagaattttttgttttcacattcGGGGGGTGCGGATGTTATCTTGGGATTGGAATGGTTGGCTTCACTAGGCGAGGTAAGGGCTGATTTTGGCaatttaatattaacaattGGTAAGGGGAACGAGGAGCACATCCTTGTGGGTGATCCCACTCTTTCCAAATCAGAATCTTCTTTGAAAAAGTTGGTGCGTGATTTTAAGAACAACGACTCATGTTATGTGATTAAATGGGACCAAGAGAACGAAAAGAATGGCAGTACTGTTCCTGTACAACTTCTACCCTTTTAGAGTCCCATAATGACCTTTTTCAAGATCTAGTGGGCCTTCCTCCCAATTTCCCTTACGATCATGCTATACATCTTCATGAGGGAGCATCTATTCCTAATCTTAGGCCTTACAAATACTCTCATCAACAAAAAAATGAGATTGAACGCTTAGTCAAAGAAATGTTGCAGACGGGAATCATCAAACCAAGCATTAGTCCTTATTCAAGCCCCATCATATTGGTCAAGAAGAAAGATGGAGGGTGGCGGTTTTGTGTAGACTATCAGGCTCTCAATAAGATCATTATTCCCAACAAATTTCCTATTCCTGTTATAGAGGAATTGTTGGATGAGTTGGCTGGTGCAACCACATTTTCAAAACTGGATTTAAAATCTGGTTATCATCAAATTCTCATGAAAGAGGAGGACATTGAAAAGACTGCTTTTCAAACCCATGAAGGCCATTATGAGTTTTTGGTTATGCCATTTGGCTTGACTAATGCTCCAACAACTTTTCAGGCTTTAATGAATCAGATTCTTAAACCATTTCTAAGGAAGTTtgtccttgttttttttttatgacatacTAGTTTACAGCCCTACTATGGCTACTCACGTGACTCATCTACAGGAGGTTTTAAAGTTATTGCAGTATCATCATTTAAAACTTAATCATAAGAAGTATATATTTGGCCAAGTACAACTGGAGTATTTGGGTCACATCATTTCCAAGGATGGTGTGGCTGCAGATCCATGACCAATTGGCCAGTTCCAAAAAATGCAAAGGCTTTGAGGGGATTTTTGGGGTTAACCGGATAttatagaagatttgtgaaAGGGTTTGGCCAAATTGCCAAACCTCTCACACAGTTATTAACTAAGGAGGGATTTTGCTGGACACATGAGGCCCAACGGGCATTTGATGCATTAAAGGGTGCCGTTTCTAAATTTCCAATATTGGCTGTTCCAAATTTTTCCAAATCTTTCACCTTGGAAACAGATGACTAGCAAAGGATTGGGGGCTGTTTTATTGCAGGAGGGTCAGCCTTTGGCCTTTTGGAGTCAAGCCTTGTCTGACAGGGGTCAGCAAAAATCAGTGTATGAGCGGGAGTTAATGGCTATAGTCCAAGCAGTTCATAAATGGAAACACTATCTCATGGGCAGTCATTTTGTTTTCGTTACAGACCAAAAGAGCCTGAAATTTCTCACTGACCAGCGCTTACTAACAGAACAACAATTTAAATGGGCTTCCAAGCTAATTGGCTATGATTTTGAGATACGTTTCCGCCCTGGCAAGGAGAATCACGTTGCTGATGCTTTGTCCAGGAGACAATATTTTATGGCTGTGTTTTTGTTTCAAACGGATGAATGGGAGACTTCGGAAACTGAAGTTCAACATGATCCTAAGTTGGTTTCTCTCATCCAATAATTATTGCTAAATCCAAAAGCTCGTGATGGGTATGAGTCAAAGAAAGGAAGGTTGTTCTACCATGGGACATTGGTGTTACCTAAGAGCTTTTCTCGCATTCCTAGTATCATCAAGGAGTTGCATGAATCTCCTATAGGAGGTCATAGTGGGTACTTTAGGACTTTTAAAAGGGTAGCGGGGGTACTGTACTGGGAAGGGATGAAGCGAGATATCAAGGAGTTTGTGATGCAGTGTGCAGTATGCCAATGCAATAAAACAGAGACCTTGGCCCCTGCAGGTATGTTACAACCACTACCCATTCCTACCCAAGTCTGGTCAGATATTTCTATGGATTTTATTGGGGTCTACCCAAGGTACAGGGCAAGGATACTATCTTGGTTGTGGTGGATCGGCTTACCAAATATGCCCACTTTTTGGCACTTGCTCATCCTTTTACAGCAGTTCAAGTGGCTAATTTATTCATCAAAGAAGTGGTAAAACTCCATGGGTTCCCTTCCACAATAGTTTCTGATAGTGACAAGCTTTCTCTAAGCATTTTTTAGCGTGAATTATTTAGACAGGCTGGAACCAAGTTGAAGTTTAGAACAACCTATCATCCCCAATCAGACGGCCAAACAAAGGTTGTTAATCGTTCTTTAGAGACTTATCTAAGGTGTATGGCAGGGTCTCAACCCAGAAAATGGTCACAGTGGTTGCCCTGGGCTGAATTCTGGTTTAATACCAATTGTAGTGCCTCAACAAAAATGACCCCTTTCAAAGCTCTCTATGGTCGTGACCCTCCTCTAATTTTCAAGGGCAATACTATTCCATCTAAAGTTCAAAGTGTTAATCAACTCCAATAGGAACGCGATGCACTCTTGCAGGAGTTACAGGCAAATTTATGCAGAGCACAACAGCATAATTGGGTTCAAGCTAATAAGCATAGGAGGGATGTGGAGTTTCAGATTGGGGACTGGGTTTATCTTAAATTGCAGCCTTATAGATTAAAGTCCTTGGCAAGACGAGCAAATGAAAAATTAAGTCTAAGGTTCTATGGCCCCTACAAAGTGCTGGAACGTATAGGGGTAGTTGCTTACAAGTTAGAACTTCCTGCCCACTCCAAAATCCATCCAGTTTTCCAGGTGTCTCTCCTCAAGCGCGCAGTCCAACCAACAACTCCTATTCAGGCCCTCCCATCTCTCCTAACAGAGGAATTAATCCTTGATGTTTCTCCCCAAGCTGTTTTGGATACTCTATTCAATAAGGATGGTGACTTGAAGGTTTTAATCCAATGGCAGCATCTCCCCTCTTTTGAAAATAGTTGGGAATCAGCAGCTACCATCAGCAAGGAGTTTCCTGCttttcaccttgaggacaaggtgaaACTTCATGGAGGGGGTATTGATAGGTTTAGTGGCCAGGTTTGTGTGAGAAGAAATAGAGAAGGTAGATAGTTATAACTTCCTAGTAGGTAGTTATAACCTCCAGCAGTTGTATTGtgtaattatcttttatattatctttatgtTAGATGATGCTAGGCAGTTTTTTAGAGGTTGTAAAAGGGGAAATTAGGGAGAGACCGGTCCTCTCAAAAGACCTGGAGCATTTGAATTCTGTATACCTATCAATATATCTAGAAAATCTATCATCCATGCCCATCAGAACATAAAAAATCCATTAAGATCAGAACTTCTACACATAATGATCCAGAATTTTTAGCGAATACTGCATGAACTTCATAAATGTTACAACTGCATCTTCTCTTTTAAATCTCCAAGCGGGCCATagcttttttcttttacttcctCCTTGCTACAAGAGCAGTTGCCAGTGTTAAAGTTTTGACCACATTTCAAGCACATGCCTTTGCACCCAGGATCACATACTGAATTCATGGTAATCTCAAGATGCACCTTCTCCCTTATGTTCTTTGAAATGTCAATTTGATTATCTTGTGAAGGAAAATATAGTTGGTCCTCCAAATCAATAAGTGCATCGTCTTCGCCATCCTTACCACCGTTTGTAAGTTTCTCTTCCCCAAAAATAACACCCATATCAATAGTCGATGGCTCTTCAATGGGTTCGTCGGTGAGTAAAAGAGAGAACTCAGAGAATATGCTCTCAGTAGATGGCATGCAACACCTTCAATAGAAAATCACATCGAAATAAGAAATTCTACTTTGCGGAAGTAATCCATTGTTGAACATGACCGGGGCATACTCGGtatcaccttttttttttcttctatcacATGGACATGACAAATCATTTTTTTCTGGCCTACATTTTGGTTTCTTCAACAAGTCCTTGAATGAAAGTATTATATTTACACTATTTGATACCTCATATATTGatgaaacattaaaataattatccaCAAAGATACTCGATAACTAAGTCAAGCAAACGCAATATAAAATGGTACTTGCGATGAATGGCATCCAGACAACTAAAGGAATTAACCTGTTAGCAGCTACTAGGGCTGGGCCCAGTTCAGTAAAAAACTGTAAACTATAGTTAATCTATACTATTTGGtacttaaaaaacttaaactatttGTACTAAAAACCAATTATACTGTTTAACAGTTCAGTTTAAAAATACTGAACTTAGTGTACAGTTAACTGTGAACTGTGATTTATGTCATTTACTATCATAGTGGTTTAGGTCATTTTTATGATGGGTTTAGGAAACACCTGCAATGATGCTCTGTTCCATGGAGAAACTTGGTGCAGTGACGGGGTTTTGGGTGGGTTGGCTTGGATGGGATAGTTCTGTGTTTATTGCGTACCCTTGGTTGTTTAGGTACAATTTGGAGAAAGGACTCGTTCCGAGGGCTTTGGTTCTGCAGCATCTTCTCTCCAGAGGATTGGTGAAGAAGGATGCTAGCATCTTCACACCATTATGCAGATGACATAATGTTTGTGTggatgaattattttattattttgtttctaccaaattaatattattgtggcgtatattaattaattatgggAATTTTACTTTATCGTGCTCTATTTTCTTCtccagtttttttatttatgtcttTGGGAAGAGTTTAGTGTTGATGAGTTGTCATGGATTAATTGAACATGGACTATAGTTAATTGAATTGTAGTATgataaactaaaaactagttAACTGAACTGTACTGCAGTATAATTGAACTAGaaaatagttcagttcagttattttgaactattttttagttcagtgcCGTTTTTCTAAACCggtttatagttaactataaactTTTATAGTACAGTACAGTGTTCTTTGCCCATCCCTAGCAGCTACTGTAAACTTATGAGATATCAGGTTACTTCAGCTACCCAAGAATCTTCCATGTTACACCTAATGGAGCATTGGTGTGAGATTTAATCAATTGAGATTAATAATGCAAAACAACTACGTaacaaacaattatttttctaaaaacaagCCAGTCAAAGCACATCACTTCATAATTAGGTGACAGAGGTCAACCTATTGTCGaaagaatatgaaaaacaaTTACACATTTACAACTTTTGGTATGCAAGGAGGGGGTGATAACATTGTAAATAAAGCATTTGTGTCAAATTGGAAATATAGAAGGTTTCGGGATAAGCATATAAATATAGTTACTGTACATCCTGGAAACAGAAGTGTCAGTAGTTTGTATAGTACGGTTCAATGAAGAGAATAGAAGGCAGAACAAAAAGTTCTAAGTCTAGTTCAAATTCAAGTTGAATGCAGTTATACTTCAGTGAAGGTAGAACAAAAAGTTCTAAGCCAAGTTCAAATTCAAGTTGAATGCAGTTATATTTCAGTGAAAGCATCTGTTTTTATTCAGTGAAGGAGAGAGTGGTATGGAAGTTAGAAACCAATCAATTTCAGGATTTTAAGCTTCCAATGTTATATCTAAAAAGTTTGAAGAGGATGCTTAACGTATGACCATCCAATTTAAACGATGCACAAATGAGCATGATTAATTTTGAACAGTGTGAAAAGTAAGTTGATAACTAATATCCATGACAGCAAACTCTGTAACGTCAATTTTATATCAAGGTAATTTAAATCCATTAGCTCATTGAAACTTCTGCATTTACCTCAATAAGACCTCTACACTTCACTCCACCACGAACCACAATAAAAATGGGGCGAATTACACTCACACTCCCTAATGTTTAACATAATTTCAATCGTTACATATCCCTTCTTTTACCCTCTACAAACCTCCCTTAACTTATACAACAACACAATATTTCCTTCCTGTTAAAACAACATATTTGCCTCCTTAATTTCTTATGTAGTTACAATAGACCAAGAGAGATCAAAGTAATTCAGAGAAATGAGAGGTATTAAGAGAAATTTCATTAATTTGGTGAACTGCAAATCGTATCATGTTTTATGTTGTGAGACCCCAgttaaatagaattttattatttgcaaCTATATATTGTTAACCTTGAGGAAAACGTGAAGGTTCAGGGGCGAAGTATCAATAGGTCAGCCAGTTAGGTATGCTAGTAATTCATTAGAAGGGCTAGTTAATCAAAGAAATACGGAGGGGTTATGCAAGAAAGAAGGGGAATGGACCTGCAATTGAATAGGCAACTTAACTATTCCTGTTAAGAAACGTTCTTATATAGTTTTGGACTTAACTAATCtaaagaaaagggaagagagAAGAGAATAAGTTAATATCTAAACCTAAGACTGGTATCAGGTGCCAAGGGGTGATCTACTCCTTCcttattatcatatatatggTATATTAGATGGAGCGAAATGCAAAAGAAGTGAGAATAATGCATAAATGAACATCTAGACAATCATTACTGTAATGCAAAAATATACTCCATCATAATAGTTTCTGTTTAACTAATGAGACCTGAAGTATTAAtcattgtcaaaataaaaatgaagcaGAGTAAAATCAGGAAAACTGCAAAACTAAGAcatgatgatatatatatattcgcaAAAGCACTTGAAAGTAGGCAATGCCAATTCATGAATTAAAGGGAGTACCTATTGCAAAGAAGAGTGATGACAGTTTTTATGATCCCATCAAGcctcaattttttcttcttcctggtCACATCTACAGATATCTGAACAGGAGTGCCATTTGGAAAGTCTCTCACAGCTTTGGTAACACGCAATCCCATTGCAGCAGCTCTAGTTTTTGAGAGATCGGTCGAAAGCTTTGCTAGACCTAATCTCTCCAAGGTAGTGCAGTATTCCAAATGTAAAATAGAGGCATTTCTCTTGTATACAACAGCACCTTCCCAAGGCGACCCCATATCTTCAAAATCATCGTCATCAAAAGCCAAGGTCTCATTGTCAATCGACTCAAAATCAAACCCCTTAGACCTAACTGTATAGTTATGAAGAACATTCGGTTCATTTCTCACGTGGAGCCCGAAATGCCTTGGTTTGCAACAGAAGCCCACTTCATGATGAAAAGAGACGAAGAAATTAGAGGCAAATTTTTGGTAGGAACTCAAACTGTTAATCTCcaatttagaaaaatgaaaagggaCTGCAGAGGATGAGGGGATTACAAGAGACATTTTTCCGGTTTCAGTAATGATGGGTAGACCtaaatcatcaaattttgatTAGGAATTGTGCATGAACGAAATGTGTGACAGGGTAAGGAGAACCGCATATTCCCAGTGAAAGAGAGAACTTACAGAGGGCTGAGACGATGTAAGAAGGATAGAGGGAAGTACGGTTTCAATGGTGAGAGTgcgaagaaaagaaaaagataaaatgtacTCTCATGTGGTCTCATATGGACAGAGAAGAagagggagaggaagaagaaaaaaacgaaaaaaaaaacatatgggAATAGAATtggattaattaaaaaaataaatgaaaagaatggtaacaaatattatttttattgaaataaagtATAACAAATTAcagtatttaattatttaaattggttGTACGAAGATggattaaatttttgttattgaaaTACAAACAAAAGTTATCAGAACTTTTTACATGAAAATATGTCAGGTAGTTAAAATTGAGATCATgattaaaatggtaaaaaatttataaaatcttatAACTTTATGtagattttacattttaaataaaaatgacaaattattaaaataaaattaattcttgTATAATACTTCatcaattttaagtttataaaattaataactttgTGAATATCTGGTAATCTTAATCCTAAGAGTTTTAAGAGCGTAACTAAAAACgagtgttttattttaattgaattttattttaatggatTTAAATTCAGTGAAAATTAATGATGTAGAAAAAAGTACcttctatttttaattgaatttgaattttgttttaattaaaaattcatttatcaatttgaattatattttatttttttattgaaattcatTTAAGAAGGTAAATGTTGCATAGTATTACAACTAACAATAtcaataaagtaaattttaattgtattaaattttaattaggttaaacataaaagaataaattttaattatatttaattttaattgggAGGGGTTGTAGTTTACaacatacataaataataaattttttattacgttaatttttaattagatttatgttttatttgaattgaaaatattcACCTAAGGTGAATAAGTGGTGTAGCGTGAACAAGGacaatttacataattttacGATTTTGTTCCACCATACTAactttaatttacaaaattttatatattaaatattcattttaactacAATATTTCTAATCCtaataataattacatcaaAGTGATATCAATGTTCATCCAAGTaaccattttaaaattattattacatttaatgatgtaataataattacatcaaATGCATTTACTCATAACTTAAGCGACCacatactaatttttttttatatcatatacCATTTAAGTATCACCCCAACACTTAAACAATACTTTAATGGAGAAAAAGTAATTGATATGATTCTTTTTAGTTTGAGCCTCCAAAATTTTTTGTAAAGAAATAATCAAATTGATTCTTCATTGATGAAGCATTTTATTATCACTTGACATGACTAAAGTCCAAGTTATTAACTTTGCGAATCCACTTCAAAACCTCATCTCATCATTCCCTTGTCACTTAATTGATAAAAGTTTTTAAGAGGATACAAATAACGTAATATCTTTATTACTCAAACTCTAAGTTATAGCTTAAAATAAAAGCTTTCATTGATGTTTCAGTGATAATACtttataattacaataaatacTTTATGATAGTTAtttgaatgatcaattaatacTCAAATGGTATATgcataaaaataagaatatgcaaatagaaaatcaattttctaatTTGTTAGTCTTATTTATTTGAGTATGTTTTAAGCATATGTTTTTACAATTATAATGACAACAGAATCAATGAATCAAAATATGGTTACAGAACACTTCAATTGACTAATAACATTATTATCAATTGTTGTAATTTTAATCTAATCTCACCATTTAACCACTATTATAtgtaaataaacattttaataatattaaaattaacttaaaataattttaaaattgtagttTAATTCATCTTACATAACAGTTGTTTCCTTTCGAAGCAACGTCCACTTCAAAAATAGGGAAAGAGTTAAGAATGTCTCAAAACTTccataaactttaaattatactgtaattacctaaaatataaataacaaacatGACCAattaaaataacagtttttcagtTAATTCAACTTGTGAAAACTAAGATTCTCATATGTAAAActagaaagatgaaaaaaaaatagactgGACAAAAACTTACCCcgaattaaattttgatacaatGCAGggaaataaactaaaaaaaaatataaacagttcaaaaaacttaaaaatatatatataaagaaaaggagttaaaataaactatcattttaaaaaactaaataactatatataatgatagttataatatgtatatttcTAAACATTTtagcatttattttttaaacaccATTTCTGAATTACATAAAAGATTGATTCGATAGATCCGCATACTGGTGTGCATTAAACTTCGTGAAGCAATAATCTCTGAATAATAATATCTTGTAGCTTCtcaactgttttttttttccttttccttttccttttactGCAGAGGCTTCCGGACAAGTCACATATTAATATCGATTtacaattaaactattttatactATGAATGTAtggttattaaatttatatataacagAAACAATTAGTCATGGACaccttaatattattataaaactaacATAGAGATAACATAGAAAGATAATAAGAAAGCACGTTTTCCACATATacatataaacaatataaattaataaaaaattatggtaTATAAAAATCTGAAGTAGGTTTAAtgaaaatctaataaaaatacGTTGTTCTTTTTTACAGGAAGAGATGTATTG contains:
- the LOC108320370 gene encoding large ribosomal RNA subunit accumulation protein YCED homolog 1, chloroplastic isoform X1; protein product: MSLVIPSSSAVPFHFSKLEINSLSSYQKFASNFFVSFHHEVGFCCKPRHFGLHVRNEPNVLHNYTVRSKGFDFESIDNETLAFDDDDFEDMGSPWEGAVVYKRNASILHLEYCTTLERLGLAKLSTDLSKTRAAAMGLRVTKAVRDFPNGTPVQISVDVTRKKKKLRLDGIIKTVITLLCNRCCMPSTESIFSEFSLLLTDEPIEEPSTIDMGVIFGEEKLTNGGKDGEDDALIDLEDQLYFPSQDNQIDISKNIREKVHLEITMNSVCDPGCKGMCLKCGQNFNTGNCSCSKEEVKEKSYGPLGDLKEKMQL
- the LOC108320370 gene encoding large ribosomal RNA subunit accumulation protein YCED homolog 1, chloroplastic isoform X2 — encoded protein: MGSPWEGAVVYKRNASILHLEYCTTLERLGLAKLSTDLSKTRAAAMGLRVTKAVRDFPNGTPVQISVDVTRKKKKLRLDGIIKTVITLLCNRCCMPSTESIFSEFSLLLTDEPIEEPSTIDMGVIFGEEKLTNGGKDGEDDALIDLEDQLYFPSQDNQIDISKNIREKVHLEITMNSVCDPGCKGMCLKCGQNFNTGNCSCSKEEVKEKSYGPLGDLKEKMQL